In Caloranaerobacter sp. TR13, a single window of DNA contains:
- a CDS encoding ribonuclease H-like domain-containing protein, with product MEIITNSFQEQLKIPDYLKAITYNKNFCFLDIETTGFNRKKDKIILIGIMYFKNNEIRITQFFANSLEEEKEILNEFIKFIIQFDLFFTFNGDVFDIPFINSKLKQYGLEYLIEMNKSIDLLKVVRKYKKVLGLNNCKLKTVEKYLGINREDKISGEESVKMYFKYLKTKDDKIKKIILKHNYEDIYYLHKLLKIYETIDNLSNLSLIINFNNYNINFSFDLNNISIAGNSFTLTGITTKCTLPNYIYYEDGFKLEWITNEGKIYITFIINVGMLTDNKKCYYLNKNDYSFNITSTDKTNYSIPENYILLKIEDKIIKQNLQNIVCEILTNILK from the coding sequence ATGGAGATTATCACAAATTCTTTTCAAGAACAATTGAAAATACCTGATTATTTAAAAGCAATTACATATAATAAAAATTTTTGTTTTTTAGATATTGAAACAACAGGATTTAATCGTAAAAAAGATAAAATCATTTTAATAGGAATAATGTATTTCAAAAATAATGAAATTAGAATTACTCAGTTTTTTGCTAATTCTTTAGAAGAAGAAAAAGAAATTCTAAATGAATTCATAAAATTCATTATTCAATTTGACCTTTTTTTCACATTTAATGGTGATGTATTTGATATACCATTCATTAATAGTAAGCTTAAACAATATGGACTAGAATATTTAATTGAAATGAATAAAAGTATCGACTTATTGAAAGTAGTAAGAAAATATAAAAAAGTTCTAGGTTTAAACAACTGCAAACTAAAAACTGTTGAAAAATATCTTGGGATTAATAGAGAAGATAAGATTTCAGGTGAAGAAAGCGTTAAAATGTATTTCAAATACTTAAAAACAAAAGATGATAAAATTAAAAAAATAATTCTTAAGCATAACTATGAAGACATTTACTATCTACATAAATTACTTAAGATATATGAAACAATAGATAATTTAAGTAATTTAAGCTTAATTATTAACTTTAATAATTATAATATTAACTTCAGTTTTGATTTAAATAATATATCTATTGCAGGAAATAGTTTTACTCTTACAGGTATAACAACTAAATGTACACTACCTAACTATATATACTATGAAGATGGTTTTAAACTTGAATGGATTACAAATGAAGGTAAAATCTATATAACTTTTATTATTAATGTAGGAATGTTAACGGATAACAAAAAATGCTATTATTTAAATAAAAATGATTACTCTTTCAATATTACATCTACCGATAAAACTAACTATTCTATCCCAGAAAACTATATTTTACTAAAAATAGAGGATAAAATAATCAAACAAAACCTGCAAAATATTGTTTGTGAAATACTAACAAATATATTAAAGTAA
- a CDS encoding Eco57I restriction-modification methylase domain-containing protein, translated as MKNKAYEKELIKIIKEYLYKYKNEGLDSYINNLKGILYYIGKIILAISYYKSEKITEKDLNNILNNNSIEKLPEKFKEFEISFDKKVMLTSNEKAEIVSLLNKLGNEELCEFSLGKLYEGLITSKERKQLGQVYTPKSIIKYMIEEGIKEEYIIENPYFKVIDPACGGGYFLIEAYEKIKFIINNNYEKIICKNPGVKMQLDNSVHEFILKNNIWGTDIDEFAVYMTTISLLLKGTTDDNFNLNIYKKDILLDEEQNLLNILSDKNPLNDIKFDLVIGNPPYIGHKKISKIYRQRLIHYYYDVFSDKADISFCFIKKGYNLLKENGRLILITSRYFIESPSGKFLRKFIKDSFTIESLIDFNGYKVFKGIGISPLIIKCIKGKKNNTEFNVYKLKKKLNPNDDFNIANESIYENFKVKLIELDDKGWIIINPLEKLIFKKIDFQGDYKLEDICESYQGIITGCDDAFIVDAEKINKCKLERGILKPWIKNSYIQKYTKTAVNKYILYTDLIKNIDDYPNTLEHILPYKKRLEKRRECIKGIRKWYELQWGRNLEVFKSPKIIFPFKSESSRFMIDYDNLFCSADVYIIKIKDIFLNEVTIEYLTAFLNSSIFEFYFKTVAKKVGDNIYDFYPNKLMRLRIKIGENINFISGRVKKIISYYNDIDKLLKSKSSAEEIDKLQTKIFKEIEKIDEYFFTLYKLKPDEIKIIKNKIYCNI; from the coding sequence ATGAAAAATAAAGCTTATGAAAAAGAACTAATAAAAATTATTAAAGAGTATCTATATAAATATAAGAATGAAGGACTGGATAGTTACATAAATAATTTAAAGGGTATTCTTTATTATATAGGTAAAATAATTTTAGCAATTTCATACTATAAATCTGAAAAAATAACAGAGAAAGATCTAAATAATATATTAAATAATAATTCTATAGAAAAGCTACCTGAAAAGTTTAAGGAATTTGAAATATCTTTTGACAAAAAAGTAATGCTTACAAGCAATGAGAAAGCTGAAATAGTATCTTTGTTAAATAAACTTGGGAATGAAGAATTGTGTGAATTTTCATTAGGTAAACTTTATGAAGGGCTTATAACAAGTAAAGAAAGAAAACAATTGGGACAGGTATATACGCCAAAGAGTATTATAAAATATATGATAGAAGAAGGGATAAAAGAAGAATATATTATTGAAAATCCTTATTTTAAAGTGATAGATCCAGCTTGTGGCGGTGGATATTTTTTAATTGAAGCTTATGAGAAGATTAAATTTATAATAAATAATAATTATGAAAAAATAATTTGCAAAAATCCAGGAGTTAAAATGCAGTTAGACAATAGTGTACATGAATTTATATTAAAAAATAACATTTGGGGGACAGATATTGACGAGTTCGCAGTATATATGACAACTATTTCGCTTTTATTAAAAGGCACAACAGATGATAATTTTAATTTGAATATATATAAGAAAGATATTTTATTAGATGAGGAACAGAATTTATTGAATATACTTTCAGATAAAAATCCTTTAAATGATATTAAATTTGATTTAGTAATAGGCAATCCCCCTTATATAGGGCATAAAAAAATTAGTAAAATTTATAGGCAGAGATTAATACATTATTATTATGATGTGTTTTCTGACAAAGCAGATATTTCATTCTGTTTTATAAAAAAAGGATATAACTTATTAAAGGAAAATGGAAGATTAATTTTGATTACATCTAGGTATTTTATTGAATCTCCATCAGGAAAATTCTTAAGGAAATTTATTAAGGATAGCTTTACTATAGAGTCATTAATTGACTTTAATGGATATAAAGTCTTTAAAGGGATTGGAATAAGTCCATTAATAATAAAATGTATAAAAGGAAAGAAGAATAATACAGAGTTTAATGTTTACAAGTTAAAGAAAAAGTTAAATCCAAATGATGATTTTAATATTGCAAACGAAAGTATTTATGAAAACTTTAAAGTAAAACTTATTGAGTTAGATGATAAAGGGTGGATAATTATAAATCCTTTAGAAAAATTAATTTTTAAAAAAATAGACTTTCAAGGAGACTATAAATTAGAGGATATTTGTGAGAGCTATCAAGGCATAATAACTGGTTGTGACGATGCATTTATTGTAGATGCAGAAAAAATTAATAAATGTAAATTAGAGCGTGGCATTTTAAAGCCGTGGATAAAGAACAGTTATATACAGAAATACACAAAAACTGCAGTAAATAAATATATATTATATACTGATTTAATCAAAAATATAGACGATTATCCTAATACATTAGAACATATATTGCCATATAAAAAGAGATTAGAAAAGCGTAGAGAATGTATAAAAGGTATTAGAAAATGGTATGAGCTTCAATGGGGGAGGAATTTAGAAGTTTTTAAGTCACCTAAAATAATTTTCCCATTTAAATCTGAATCAAGCAGGTTTATGATAGATTATGATAATTTATTTTGCAGTGCTGATGTTTACATTATAAAAATAAAAGATATATTTTTAAATGAAGTTACAATAGAATATTTAACAGCTTTTTTAAACTCATCAATTTTCGAATTCTATTTTAAGACAGTTGCAAAAAAAGTAGGGGATAATATATATGATTTTTATCCTAATAAACTGATGAGATTAAGGATAAAAATAGGAGAAAATATTAATTTTATTTCTGGAAGAGTTAAAAAAATAATAAGTTACTATAATGATATTGATAAATTATTAAAAAGCAAATCAAGTGCTGAAGAAATTGATAAGTTACAAACTAAAATATTTAAAGAGATAGAGAAGATTGATGAATACTTTTTTACACTGTATAAATTGAAACCAGATGAAATTAAAATAATTAAGAATAAAATTTATTGTAATATTTAA